A single Candidatus Binataceae bacterium DNA region contains:
- the lpxI gene encoding UDP-2,3-diacylglucosamine diphosphatase LpxI (LpxI, functionally equivalent to LpxH, replaces it in LPS biosynthesis in a minority of bacteria.), with amino-acid sequence MNKLGLIAGNGVFPVEVAKAARRQGIRVVAVAHLNETADALSAEVDELTWIKVGELERIIEVFKRSGVEQAAMAGGISRARLGDSFAPDARALRMLSRIGRFSDDAVLRGVAGEVEAEGIPMIDPVPFIPDALARAGRIAGPDPSAAQLRDLELAFAVARQIGAFDIGQTVAVRDGTVAAVEAVEGTDAALRRAAQLMGKRLVVAKSAKPGQDLRFDRPAIGPATIALLDEIGAALLGIEAAVTLLLEREHTIEAAQRAGVTVYGYG; translated from the coding sequence GTGAATAAACTCGGTCTAATCGCAGGCAACGGTGTCTTCCCTGTCGAGGTGGCAAAAGCCGCGCGCCGCCAGGGCATTCGCGTGGTCGCAGTCGCCCATCTGAACGAAACCGCCGACGCGCTTTCCGCCGAGGTCGATGAGCTGACTTGGATTAAGGTAGGCGAACTCGAACGCATCATTGAGGTGTTCAAGCGCAGCGGGGTCGAGCAGGCAGCGATGGCTGGAGGAATTTCGCGGGCGCGGCTGGGCGATTCGTTCGCCCCCGATGCGCGCGCGCTGCGGATGCTGTCACGCATCGGACGCTTCAGTGACGACGCGGTCCTGCGCGGGGTGGCGGGCGAAGTCGAAGCGGAAGGAATTCCGATGATCGATCCGGTGCCCTTCATTCCCGACGCTTTGGCCCGCGCGGGCCGCATTGCTGGTCCTGATCCATCCGCTGCTCAGCTCCGCGATCTCGAGCTCGCCTTCGCCGTGGCCCGACAGATCGGCGCGTTCGACATCGGTCAAACGGTAGCCGTCCGTGACGGCACGGTGGCCGCGGTGGAAGCGGTCGAAGGAACGGACGCTGCGCTGCGGCGCGCCGCGCAACTCATGGGTAAGCGACTGGTGGTCGCCAAGTCCGCCAAGCCCGGGCAGGACCTGCGCTTCGATCGTCCCGCGATCGGGCCGGCGACCATCGCCCTGCTCGACGAAATCGGCGCAGCGCTGCTCGGGATCGAAGCGGCAGTCACGCTGCTGTTGGAACGCGAGCACACCATCGAGGCGGCACAGAGGGCGGGCGTGACGGTCTATGGGTATGGCTGA
- a CDS encoding Gfo/Idh/MocA family oxidoreductase, whose amino-acid sequence MAELRAAVIGAGRLGTLHAQKYAALEGVKLTWVVDINRGRAQKLAQETGSRAIHDCRELRGKVELVTVASPGITHYEVAAAMLSAGIDVLLEKPMAASLAEARQLAELAAEHRRVLQIGHLERFNPAIVRLRSIVSGPRFVECDRLAPFTERGTDVDVVLDLMVHDLDVILSLAPAEIASVEAVGVAVLTDTIDVANARIRFKSGLIANVSASRVAPRRERKIRFFQPDAYISVDYEARRVQVYRKSPPPAGAKFPVISAEQLDLSEGDPLADEIKSFVDAVRTRRTPAVTAEDGLRVMELSERIRQSMSTESLPA is encoded by the coding sequence ATGGCTGAGCTACGCGCCGCGGTGATCGGCGCGGGACGGCTCGGCACGCTCCACGCGCAAAAGTACGCCGCACTCGAGGGCGTTAAGCTCACCTGGGTTGTCGATATCAATCGCGGGCGTGCGCAAAAGCTCGCTCAGGAAACCGGTTCGCGTGCCATCCACGACTGTCGCGAACTGCGCGGCAAGGTCGAGTTGGTTACCGTGGCCTCGCCGGGAATTACCCATTATGAAGTCGCCGCCGCGATGCTAAGCGCCGGAATCGATGTGCTGCTGGAGAAGCCGATGGCCGCGTCGCTAGCCGAAGCTCGCCAACTTGCGGAGCTGGCCGCCGAGCACAGACGAGTTCTTCAGATCGGCCACCTGGAGCGCTTCAATCCCGCGATCGTTCGATTGCGGTCGATCGTGAGTGGACCACGTTTCGTGGAATGCGATCGGCTCGCGCCCTTCACCGAACGCGGTACCGATGTCGATGTTGTGCTCGACCTGATGGTTCACGACCTGGATGTAATCCTCTCGCTGGCGCCCGCCGAGATCGCCAGTGTCGAAGCGGTCGGTGTCGCGGTGCTGACCGACACCATAGACGTGGCCAATGCCCGCATTCGCTTCAAGAGCGGGCTCATCGCCAACGTCAGTGCCAGCCGTGTCGCGCCGCGTCGCGAACGCAAGATTCGGTTTTTCCAGCCCGACGCCTACATCTCGGTCGATTACGAGGCACGCCGCGTGCAGGTGTATCGCAAGAGCCCTCCCCCGGCCGGCGCAAAGTTTCCTGTCATCTCGGCCGAGCAGCTCGATCTCAGCGAAGGCGACCCGCTCGCCGATGAGATCAAATCATTCGTGGATGCGGTTCGCACCCGCAGAACTCCTGCGGTTACGGCTGAGGATGGTCTCCGAGTCATGGAACTCAGCGAACGAATTCGCCAAAGCATGTCCACAGAATCACTCCCGGCCTAA
- the lpxB gene encoding lipid-A-disaccharide synthase: MHSEAETDTRQRSSAPRRPSRILMVAGEASGDLHGGDLARQILSLEPDCELFGIAGEQMRSAGVRPIVRMEDIHALGISELASTIGRTVNAFRELRRTIRHERPDLVILIDYAEFNLILSGVARRAGAKVLYYITPQVWAWRRGRIGKINARADRLAVVLPFEKEIFAAAGDRVRFVGHPLLDRVKPVQDRKATLERHGFPPGARLLALLPGSRHAEVHYMLSEFVAAARILARDHGLTPVVALAPTLTSEQLARQGNVDLSGIRIIEGDTYSIIAASDLALVASGTATLETTLLECPMVISYKVSALTYIVGRILITGVDFIGMPNILAGKKIVPELIQSEMNARNLVRVAEPLLNPTMRAQTIGELRTLREKLGTPGAARRVALTALEMVGT, from the coding sequence ATGCATTCTGAGGCCGAGACCGACACCAGGCAGCGGAGTTCCGCGCCACGGCGGCCGTCGCGAATCCTGATGGTCGCTGGAGAAGCGTCCGGCGACCTTCACGGCGGTGACTTGGCACGCCAGATACTGTCGCTCGAGCCCGATTGCGAGCTGTTCGGCATCGCCGGCGAACAGATGAGGTCGGCTGGCGTGCGGCCGATTGTGAGGATGGAAGATATTCACGCCCTCGGCATTTCCGAACTCGCCTCGACTATCGGCCGGACGGTGAACGCGTTTCGTGAGCTGCGTCGCACCATCCGCCACGAGCGCCCGGATCTGGTGATTCTTATTGACTACGCCGAGTTCAACCTCATCCTGTCCGGGGTGGCGCGGCGCGCGGGCGCCAAGGTGCTGTACTACATCACCCCGCAAGTATGGGCATGGCGGCGCGGAAGAATTGGGAAGATTAACGCGCGCGCGGATCGACTCGCAGTCGTGCTTCCGTTTGAAAAGGAAATTTTCGCCGCCGCGGGCGATCGGGTGCGCTTTGTCGGACATCCGCTGCTCGACCGCGTAAAGCCCGTGCAGGACCGCAAGGCTACCTTGGAGCGTCATGGCTTTCCCCCTGGCGCCCGGCTGCTCGCCCTCCTTCCGGGTAGCCGTCATGCGGAAGTGCACTACATGCTGAGCGAATTCGTCGCCGCGGCGCGGATTCTCGCCCGTGACCACGGCCTGACGCCGGTGGTCGCCCTGGCTCCCACTCTGACCTCCGAGCAACTTGCCCGACAGGGCAACGTCGACCTGTCGGGCATCCGTATTATCGAGGGCGACACCTATAGTATTATCGCGGCCAGTGACTTGGCCCTGGTTGCGTCGGGCACCGCGACTTTGGAAACTACCCTGCTCGAGTGCCCGATGGTGATTTCGTACAAGGTGTCAGCGCTGACCTATATCGTCGGGCGGATACTCATCACCGGCGTTGATTTCATCGGGATGCCCAACATCCTGGCCGGCAAGAAGATCGTTCCCGAACTGATTCAAAGCGAGATGAACGCGCGCAACCTGGTGCGCGTCGCCGAACCGCTCCTGAATCCGACCATGCGCGCCCAGACGATTGGCGAGCTTAGGACGCTCCGTGAAAAGTTGGGCACCCCGGGTGCCGCCCGGCGGGTCGCGCTCACGGCACTGGAGATGGTCGGGACATGA
- a CDS encoding ABC transporter ATP-binding protein: protein MKLGTPLQQRLYRYLRPYLFPYVVLLALAMLVLAGANAGIPFIIKKFLDQLVHLKRVGGLHELSILLAGLFLLRALGNFLNDCLSAYIQQKLVLDIRADLNESLQRQSLSFFNRTPTGMMVSRVISDVNVVVAGLTEGAFSIWRDGVSMIALIVTAFYMDWQLALIMLVGFPIGVSPVVKFSRRVRKETKNAQKQLGGLQALLQETFQGNRVVKAFGMEDYERRRFNTELRRLFRIYMRVARIKAFTGPLIETMGAFAVVAVVWYATSSLMTGTRTLGSFAGFFTTMILVYDPFKGLSKSNNTIQAGLAAAERVFEMMDEPSDVPDDPAAVEIPSGPLSIRFDHVSFRYGVGWVLHDINLEIGAGKVIALVGMSGGGKSTIADLIPRFYDVQEGRITVNGADIRRIKLASLRAQIGLVTQATFLFNDTVRANIAYGSTDRDPERIVKAARLANAHDFILRLPQGYDTVVGELGVRLSGGERQRVAIARALLKDAPILVLDEATSSLDSEAERSVQEALEVLMENRTTLVIAHRLSTVRRADRIIVVEHGRIVEEGTHDQLFARDGEYRKLYDLQFVTAEEAPGNGGLVN from the coding sequence ATGAAGCTCGGCACACCTCTGCAGCAGCGGTTGTACCGCTACCTGCGCCCTTATCTGTTCCCTTATGTGGTGCTGCTTGCCCTGGCCATGCTGGTCCTGGCGGGGGCGAATGCCGGTATACCGTTCATCATCAAGAAGTTTCTCGACCAGTTGGTCCACCTCAAAAGGGTCGGCGGCCTTCATGAGCTGTCAATTTTGCTTGCCGGGTTGTTTCTGTTGCGCGCGCTCGGCAACTTTCTCAACGACTGCCTGAGCGCCTATATCCAGCAGAAACTGGTGCTCGACATTCGCGCCGACCTGAACGAGAGCCTCCAGCGTCAGTCGCTCAGCTTCTTCAACCGGACTCCGACCGGCATGATGGTGTCCCGTGTCATCAGCGACGTGAACGTGGTGGTTGCGGGCCTTACCGAAGGCGCGTTCTCGATCTGGCGCGACGGTGTGTCGATGATCGCGCTCATCGTCACGGCCTTCTATATGGACTGGCAACTGGCGCTGATCATGTTGGTCGGTTTCCCGATCGGGGTCAGTCCGGTCGTGAAATTCTCGCGGCGCGTGCGCAAAGAAACCAAGAACGCCCAGAAGCAGCTCGGCGGATTGCAGGCACTCCTGCAGGAAACCTTCCAGGGCAACCGGGTGGTCAAAGCGTTCGGCATGGAGGATTACGAACGCCGCCGCTTCAACACGGAATTGCGCCGCCTGTTCCGCATCTATATGCGCGTGGCCCGCATCAAGGCATTCACCGGGCCGTTGATCGAAACGATGGGCGCATTCGCGGTGGTGGCAGTGGTCTGGTACGCGACTTCTTCTCTGATGACAGGCACCCGCACCTTGGGTTCGTTCGCGGGGTTTTTCACGACCATGATCCTGGTCTACGATCCGTTCAAGGGTCTCAGCAAATCGAACAATACCATCCAGGCCGGGCTAGCCGCCGCGGAACGAGTCTTCGAGATGATGGACGAGCCGAGCGACGTGCCCGACGACCCCGCCGCGGTTGAGATTCCATCGGGACCCCTTAGCATCCGCTTCGATCACGTCAGTTTTCGTTACGGCGTGGGATGGGTTCTGCACGACATCAATCTGGAAATCGGTGCCGGCAAGGTGATCGCCTTGGTGGGAATGAGCGGCGGAGGCAAGTCGACAATCGCGGACCTGATTCCGCGGTTCTACGACGTGCAGGAAGGACGCATCACCGTCAACGGCGCTGATATTCGCCGAATCAAGCTGGCATCGCTGCGCGCCCAGATAGGACTGGTCACCCAAGCCACCTTCCTATTCAACGATACGGTTCGCGCCAACATCGCTTATGGCTCCACGGATCGCGACCCCGAACGCATCGTGAAGGCTGCACGGCTCGCCAACGCTCATGACTTCATCCTGCGCTTGCCCCAGGGTTACGATACCGTGGTAGGTGAGCTGGGTGTGCGGCTGTCGGGCGGTGAGCGTCAACGCGTCGCGATCGCCCGGGCGCTTCTCAAGGACGCGCCCATCCTGGTGCTTGATGAAGCGACTTCCTCGCTCGACTCCGAGGCCGAGCGTTCGGTGCAGGAGGCTCTCGAGGTACTGATGGAGAATCGCACCACCCTGGTCATCGCGCATCGACTCTCCACCGTTCGCCGTGCCGATCGGATCATCGTCGTCGAGCACGGCCGAATCGTTGAGGAAGGCACCCACGACCAGCTGTTTGCGCGGGATGGCGAATATCGCAAGCTTTATGACCTGCAGTTCGTTACGGCTGAGGAGGCACCCGGCAACGGCGGTCTCGTGAACTGA
- a CDS encoding glycosyltransferase N-terminal domain-containing protein, with protein MYNALWYPALPFALMAGGTRGRQDRRERMGKLELASDRDRPRIWIHASSVGEVEAIRSVAHGLLREFERARLIVTTMTPTGRDAARRRIPGAEVCALAPLDCRAVVRRFIRRVRPHLLVIVETELWPNYFIEAKRAGARVVIVNGRISKRSAARYHRAKRLFGPALRAADLILVQSVDDARRYTRIGAARERVLVTGNTKFDLEELSAATLRKALHSVVAGRTVLVAGSTAKGEEAILVEAWRQLLNRFPELLLVLAPRHPARAPEVEELLNSQAISFLRASEMEGASRAGAANVLILDTIGELRAVYRHAAVAFVGGSLFAGRGGQNVGEPAAASVPVLFGPYYENQLQMASALMAAEAGAVVRNANEIVDACTRWLADEAARAAAGERGRVTAHQAAGGARATLHHLRRLAQA; from the coding sequence TTGTATAACGCGCTTTGGTATCCGGCTCTGCCTTTTGCCCTGATGGCGGGTGGGACGCGCGGACGGCAGGACCGCCGTGAGCGGATGGGCAAGCTGGAACTCGCGTCCGACCGCGATCGGCCACGCATCTGGATTCATGCCTCGTCGGTCGGCGAAGTCGAAGCGATCCGCTCCGTCGCGCACGGCTTGCTGCGCGAGTTCGAACGCGCTCGCCTTATCGTTACCACCATGACTCCGACCGGGCGCGACGCGGCGCGGCGGCGCATCCCGGGCGCGGAAGTCTGCGCGCTCGCGCCACTGGATTGCCGCGCGGTGGTGCGGCGCTTCATCCGACGCGTCCGGCCCCATCTTTTGGTCATCGTTGAGACCGAGCTGTGGCCCAACTATTTCATCGAAGCAAAACGCGCCGGTGCCCGCGTGGTAATCGTAAACGGCCGCATCTCCAAGCGTTCCGCCGCGCGCTACCACCGGGCCAAGCGCCTGTTCGGACCAGCCCTGCGCGCGGCCGACCTCATCCTCGTGCAATCCGTCGACGATGCGCGCCGCTATACCCGGATTGGGGCCGCGCGCGAACGGGTGCTGGTCACCGGCAACACCAAGTTTGATCTTGAAGAACTGAGCGCAGCGACCCTGCGGAAGGCCTTGCACAGCGTGGTTGCGGGTCGCACGGTGCTGGTAGCCGGCTCGACCGCCAAGGGCGAAGAAGCGATCCTCGTCGAGGCGTGGCGCCAACTGCTAAACCGCTTCCCGGAATTGCTCCTGGTGCTGGCGCCGCGCCATCCGGCGCGCGCCCCGGAAGTGGAAGAGTTGCTGAATTCGCAAGCGATAAGTTTTCTGCGCGCCAGCGAAATGGAAGGCGCGTCCCGCGCCGGTGCGGCCAACGTGCTGATTCTTGACACCATTGGAGAACTGCGCGCGGTCTATCGCCACGCGGCGGTCGCGTTTGTGGGCGGAAGCCTGTTTGCCGGCCGCGGCGGACAAAACGTGGGAGAACCCGCCGCCGCTTCGGTGCCGGTGCTGTTCGGTCCGTACTATGAAAACCAACTGCAGATGGCATCTGCCCTGATGGCCGCCGAAGCAGGGGCCGTGGTGCGAAACGCTAATGAGATCGTTGATGCCTGCACTCGCTGGCTCGCCGATGAAGCCGCCCGCGCCGCTGCTGGCGAGCGCGGCCGCGTCACTGCCCACCAAGCCGCGGGTGGAGCCAGGGCCACGCTCCATCATTTGCGTCGCCTCGCGCAAGCCTGA
- the lpxK gene encoding tetraacyldisaccharide 4'-kinase, whose protein sequence is MVPLRIAGVLFRGSVAARNLWWRRMALSAEVPLISVGNLTVGGNAKTPFTLFLASRLQSRGLRVAIASRGYSGSRSVTSASLVADRGELKYPPEESGDEPAMMSRRFSGPIAIARRRLNAIATLARQGPLDVVILDDGFQHTRLRRDLDLVLVSDERGFGNRRMLPAGPMREPLAALKRADAIVIVSFGSDYRSAIRPGEMELLRRHRVFYARLRPRGLVTSTHGQWDESAPLLGGRRVIAVSGLANPATFHSMVREIDADLVGVLEYPDHHAYTWADWQTIAAAARAADAVITTEKDLIKLERFPFARDSLYALRLEVSIPEEELKTLDELIFSRLRVPGQIESAAAQEVSDNAR, encoded by the coding sequence ATGGTTCCACTGCGGATCGCTGGAGTGCTGTTTCGCGGTTCGGTCGCGGCACGCAATTTATGGTGGCGGCGAATGGCGCTGAGCGCCGAGGTCCCGCTGATCAGCGTTGGAAATCTGACCGTCGGCGGCAACGCCAAGACTCCGTTTACCCTGTTCCTTGCTTCGCGTCTGCAGAGCCGCGGCCTGCGCGTCGCGATCGCAAGCCGCGGTTACAGTGGAAGCAGGTCGGTCACCAGCGCCTCGCTCGTCGCCGACCGCGGCGAGTTGAAGTACCCGCCCGAAGAGTCGGGCGACGAACCTGCGATGATGTCACGCCGGTTCTCCGGACCGATTGCGATTGCACGACGCCGCCTAAACGCGATCGCGACACTTGCCCGGCAGGGGCCGCTTGACGTGGTGATCCTCGATGATGGCTTCCAGCATACGCGGCTCAGGCGAGATCTCGATCTGGTCCTGGTCAGTGACGAGCGCGGTTTCGGCAACCGGCGAATGCTCCCGGCCGGACCAATGCGAGAACCGCTGGCCGCGCTGAAGCGCGCCGACGCTATCGTGATCGTGTCGTTCGGCAGTGACTATCGCAGCGCCATCCGGCCGGGCGAGATGGAACTGCTGCGGCGCCATCGCGTCTTTTACGCGCGCCTGCGCCCGCGCGGCCTGGTTACCTCCACCCACGGGCAATGGGACGAAAGCGCGCCTTTGCTTGGGGGTCGGCGAGTAATCGCCGTCAGCGGACTTGCCAATCCTGCGACGTTCCACTCCATGGTGCGTGAGATCGACGCGGACCTGGTGGGAGTACTCGAGTACCCGGACCATCATGCCTACACCTGGGCCGATTGGCAGACGATCGCCGCAGCGGCGCGTGCGGCCGATGCGGTCATCACCACCGAGAAGGACCTTATCAAGCTGGAGCGGTTTCCGTTCGCGCGCGATTCCCTGTACGCTTTGCGGCTGGAGGTTTCGATCCCCGAGGAAGAATTGAAGACGCTGGATGAGCTGATATTTTCGCGCCTGCGGGTGCCAGGACAAATTGAGAGCGCGGCCGCACAGGAGGTCTCTGACAATGCCCGTTAG
- a CDS encoding Trm112 family protein, translating into MPVSQELLDILACPKCKGDLHLTAAKDGLACEACKLVYPIKEDIPIMLIEEAQPLK; encoded by the coding sequence ATGCCCGTTAGCCAGGAGCTGCTCGACATTCTCGCCTGCCCCAAATGCAAGGGCGACTTGCACCTGACCGCGGCCAAGGACGGCCTGGCGTGTGAGGCGTGCAAGCTGGTCTACCCCATCAAGGAAGACATCCCGATCATGCTCATCGAGGAGGCCCAGCCGCTCAAGTGA